A single region of the Glycine max cultivar Williams 82 chromosome 20, Glycine_max_v4.0, whole genome shotgun sequence genome encodes:
- the LOC100798352 gene encoding uncharacterized protein has protein sequence MGASQSQEELQSQRQFQQHQHPNELTRRESLLLSPAASNNTKQFSNSTKVVDNVTAANSTNTNCFMLNARALSITWAENPDYWTWVQDKDESGTMIELPNLKMVCWLEVHGKFDTRKLSLGILYQVSFIVMLKDSAQGWEVPINVRLVLPGGKKQQHKENLNEKLRECWIEIPVGEFVASEKDVGNIEISMYEYEGGKWKTGLIIQGIAIKPKNETNQSQHHQQPHELTRRESWLMSPAGNSKYFKNSTKAIDNVTSANNTNSFMVYARSLSITWAENPNYWKWVQHKEASGTMTELAKLKMVCWLEVHGKFDARKLLPGIPYQVLFIVMLKDSAQGWEVPINFRLVLPGGKKQEHKENLNKLRESWIHIPVGEFVASEKDVGNIEISMYEYEGGMWKTGLIIQGIVIKPKN, from the exons atggGGGCTTCACAATCACAGGAAGAGCTACAATCACAACGACAGTTTCAACAACACCAACACCCAAATGAACTCACCAGAAGGGAATCATTGTTGTTGTCTCCTGCAGCTAGTAACAACACAAAACAATTCAGCAACAGCACAAAGGTAGTAGATAATGTCACAGCTGCCAACAGCACCAACACCAACTGTTTCATGTTGAATGCGAGAGCACTCTCAATCACCTGGGCAGAAAATCCAGACTATTGGACATGGGTACAGGATAAAGATGAAAG TGGCACGATGATAGAGTTACCTAATCTGAAAATGGTTTGCTGGCTAGAAGTGCATGGGAAATTTGACACTAGAAAACTTTCACTAGGAATTCTATATCAAGTGTCATTTATTGTAATGTTGAAAGATTCAGCTCAAGGGTGGGAAGTTCCAATAAATGTTAGACTTGTCCTTCCTGGAGGAAAGAAACAACAACACAAGGAAAATTTAAACGAGAAATTAAGGGAGTGTTGGATAGAGATTCCAGTGGGAGAGTTTGTGGCATCTGAAAAAGATGTTGGCAACATAGAGATATCTATGTATGAATATGAAGGTGGCAAGTGGAAGACAGGGCTTATAATCCAAGGCATTGCCATCAAACCAAAGAATGAGACTAATCAATCACAACACCACCAACAACCACATGAACTCACTAGAAGGGAATCATGGTTGATGTCTCCTGCAGGTAACTCAAAATACTTCAAGAATAGCACAAAGGCAATAGATAATGTCACAAGTGCCAACAACACCAATTCTTTCATGGTGTATGCAAGATCACTCTCAATCACTTGGGCAGAAAATCCAAACTATTGGAAATGGGTACAACATAAAGAAGCAAG TGGCACGATGACAGAGTTAGCTAAACTTAAAATGGTTTGCTGGCTAGAAGTGCATGGGAAATTTGACGCTAGAAAGCTTTTACCAGGAATTCCATATCAAGTGTTGTTTATTGTAATGTTGAAAGATTCAGCTCAAGGATGGGAAGTTCCAATAAATTTTAGACTTGTCCTTCCTGGAGGAAAAAAACAAGAACACAAGGAGAATTTAAACAAGTTAAGGGAGAGTTGGATACATATTCCAGTGGGAGAGTTTGTGGCATCTGAAAAAGATGTTGGCAACATAGAGATCTCTATGTATGAATATGAAGGTGGCATGTGGAAGACAGGGCTTATAATCCAAGGCATTGTCATCAAACCAAAGAACTAA
- the LOC100785829 gene encoding protein PHLOEM PROTEIN 2-LIKE A1 yields the protein MGGCLSSKPKAVDNGSASGNINCFMLYARALSITWGETPEYWIWVQQKEASGTIIELAKLKKVCWLEVRGKFDIRKLLPGILYQVSFLIMLEDSSEGWEVPINVRLVLPGGKRQQHKVNLNEKLRENWMEILVGEFVASEKDGGEMDISMYEYEGGMWKSGLVIQGVVIKPKN from the exons ATGGGAGGTTGTCTATCATCGAAGCCTAAGGCAGTAGATAATGGCTCAGCTTCCGGCAATATCAACTGTTTCATGCTGTATGCGAGAGCACTCTCAATCACATGGGGAGAAACTCCAGAATATTGGATATGGGTTCAGCAGAAAGAAGCAAG TGGCACAATAATAGAGTTGGCTAAACTAAAAAAAGTTTGCTGGCTAGAAGTGCGTGGGAAATTTGACATTAGAAAGCTTTTACCAGGAATTCTATATCAAGTGTCATTTCTAATAATGTTGGAAGATTCATCTGAAGGTTGGGAAGTTCCAATAAATGTTAGACTTGTCCTTCCTGGAGGAAAGAGACAACAGCACAAGGTAAATTTAAACGAGAAGTTAAGGGAGAATTGGATGGAGATTCTAGTAGGTGAGTTTGTGGCATCTGAAAAAGATGGTGGTGAGATGGATATCTCTATGTATGAATATGAAGGTGGCATGTGGAAGAGTGGGCTAGTCATCCAAGGTGTTGTCATCAAACCAAAGAACTAA
- the LOC102670399 gene encoding uncharacterized protein isoform X2, protein MKLEKHAKIYMEDGYVRKMSDGVDVEVDMDNDVRIDEDIHKDYGQEIGKIVDCSKTFITTKVHHQTQHLQVQHHQLQHIREFHKSLAPHLQLQVFNVYVHME, encoded by the exons ATGAAGTTAGAGAAACATGCAAAG atttatatGGAAGATGGTTATGTGAGGAAGATGTCTGATGGAGTGGATGTGGAGGTTGACATGGATAATGACGTTAGAATAGACGAAGATATTCATAAAGATTATGGACAAGAAAttggaaaaattgttgattGTAGCAAAACATTCATAACTACAAag GTCCACCACCAAACACAACATCTTCAGGTGCAACATCATCAACTGCAACATATTCGAGAGTTTCATAAATCTCTTGCTCCTCATCTACAATTGCAAGTCTTTAACGTCTACGTACATATGGAGTAG
- the LOC102670399 gene encoding uncharacterized protein isoform X1 encodes MAIATLSSSLVHRLFSSLLHAGNIVLFTSSHFRVSGSLAQIYMEDGYVRKMSDGVDVEVDMDNDVRIDEDIHKDYGQEIGKIVDCSKTFITTKVHHQTQHLQVQHHQLQHIREFHKSLAPHLQLQVFNVYVHME; translated from the exons ATGGCCATAGCAACCTTGTCTTCCTCACTTGTCCATAGGTTGTTTTCCTCACTTCTCCATGCCGGAAACATTGTCTTGTTCACTTCCTCACATTTTCGTGTCTCAGGTTCACTTGCACAA atttatatGGAAGATGGTTATGTGAGGAAGATGTCTGATGGAGTGGATGTGGAGGTTGACATGGATAATGACGTTAGAATAGACGAAGATATTCATAAAGATTATGGACAAGAAAttggaaaaattgttgattGTAGCAAAACATTCATAACTACAAag GTCCACCACCAAACACAACATCTTCAGGTGCAACATCATCAACTGCAACATATTCGAGAGTTTCATAAATCTCTTGCTCCTCATCTACAATTGCAAGTCTTTAACGTCTACGTACATATGGAGTAG
- the LOC100787947 gene encoding protein PHLOEM PROTEIN 2-LIKE A1, which yields MGGCLPSKPNPEDNGSASSSTNRFMLYARALSITWGDTPEYWTWVQQKEEASGTIVELAKLKSVCWLEVHGKFDTRKLSAGILYQVFFLIMLEESSQGWEVPINVGFVLPGGKRQQHKVNLNEKSRESWLEILVGEFVASKKDVGEMKISLYEYGGMWKTGLVIQGVVIKPKN from the exons ATGGGAGGGTGTCTACCATCCAAGCCAAATCCAGAAGATAATGGTTCAGCTTCCAGCAGCACAAATCGTTTCATGCTGTATGCGAGAGCACTTTCAATCACATGGGGAGACACTCCAGAATATTGGACATGGGTACAGCAGAAAGAAGAAGCAAG TGGCACGATAGTAGAGTTGGCTAAGTTGAAAAGTGTTTGCTGGCTAGAAGTGCATGGGAAATTTGACACTAGAAAGCTTTCAGCAGGAATTCTATATCAAGTGTTCTTTCTAATAATGTTGGAAGAATCATCTCAAGGGTGGGAAGTTCCAATAAATGTTGGATTTGTCCTTCCTGGAGGAAAGAGACAACAACATAAAGTAAATTTAAACGAGAAGTCAAGGGAGAGTTGGTTGGAGATTTTAGTAGGTGAGTTTGTGGCATCTAAAAAAGATGTTGGCGAGATGAAAATTTCTTTGTATGAATATGGTGGCATGTGGAAGACTGGGCTTGTCATCCAAGGTGTAGTCATTAAACCAAAGAACTAG
- the LOC113000790 gene encoding uncharacterized protein, with protein MGSEKVEKHIKVAIFISKASWIQRRWKKTLKLPFFTPKSLHFYLIFMSKEKVEGDTKAAIFNSKNLRFVFDFYLKQDSFLCFSIYKFVFFICFLYISFDFCFRFGSIFVYVIAC; from the exons ATGGGTTCAG AGAAGGTGGAAAAACACATTAAAGTtgcgatttttatctcaaaagcTTCATGGATTCAG AGAAGGTGGAAGAAGACACTGAAGCTGCcattttttactccaaaaagcttacatttttatctgatttttatgtcAAAAG AGAAGGTGGAAGGAGACACTAAAGCTGCCATTTTTAACTCCAAAAACCTTCgatttgtatttgatttttatctcaaacaggattcttttctttgtttctctatCTACAAGTTcgttttctttatttgttttctttatatttcGTTTGACTTTTGTTTTCGTTTTGGTTCCATTTTTGTTTATGTCATTGCATGTTGA